The Apium graveolens cultivar Ventura chromosome 6, ASM990537v1, whole genome shotgun sequence genome contains a region encoding:
- the LOC141668352 gene encoding OPA3-like protein, producing the protein MVLPLLKLGTLALKTISKPIAARLKTEAGLHPRFRQSIINIAQANHRFTTTIQRRIYGHATDVEIRPLNEEKAVQAAVDLIGELFVFSVAGAAVVFEVHRSARSEARKEAIRRQEVEELRQRDDELAKEVEVLKRKLQELEQAPKGLGLSGVFKSKQASTEGDKSAKLS; encoded by the exons ATGGTCCTGCCTTTATTGAAACTGGGAACACTTGCTTTGAAGACAATAAGTAAACCAATTGCTGCAAGACTCAAAACTGAAGCTGGATTGCATCCTAGGTTTCGTCAATCTATTATCAACATTGCTCAG GCAAATCATCGGTTCACTACAACTATTCAAAGACGCATCTATGGTCATGCAACAGATGTTGAAATTCGACCTTTAAACGAAGAAAAAGCTGTTCAAGCTGCTGTTGACCTTATTGGGGAACTGTTTGTATTCTCG GTTGCAGGAGCTGCTGTTGTCTTTGAGGTACATAGGAGTGCTAGGTCAGAAGCTAGAAAGGAGGCAATTCGTAGGCAAGAAGTAGAG GAATTGAGGCAACGAGATGATGAGTTAGCAAAAGAAGTGGAAGTTCTTAAGCGCAAACTTCAAGAACTTGAGCAGGCTCCCAAAGGACTAGGTCTATCTGGAGTTTTCAAGTCTAAACAAGCTTCGACCGAAGGTGACAAATCAGCAAAACTTTCCTGA